The following are from one region of the Yoonia sp. R2331 genome:
- a CDS encoding 2-hydroxyacid dehydrogenase, with protein MPGKKLSVVVTRRLPEVVETRMKELFDVTLREDDAPLSDTALAAALADADILVPTITDQIDAKMLAQAGERLKLIANYGAGVDNIDVATARQRGILVSNTPGVTTDDTADMTMALMLGVIRRVPEGVALAQSGDWPGWAPTAMMGGRLGGRRLGILGMGRIGQAVARRAAAFGMQIHYHNRKRLRPEIEEALEATYWESLDQMVARMDVVSVNCPHTPSTFHLMNARRLKLMKPEAVIVNTSRGEVIDENALTRMLRAGEIAGAGLDVYERGHQMNPRLKAQPNVILLPHMGSATLEGRIEMGEKVIINIKTFADGHRPPDLVVPGML; from the coding sequence ATGCCGGGGAAAAAGCTGAGTGTTGTTGTGACGCGACGGTTGCCCGAGGTTGTTGAGACCCGGATGAAAGAGCTGTTTGATGTGACCTTGCGCGAAGATGATGCGCCGTTGTCGGACACGGCGCTGGCCGCGGCATTGGCGGATGCGGATATCTTGGTGCCGACGATCACCGATCAGATTGATGCCAAGATGCTGGCGCAAGCCGGTGAGCGGTTGAAGCTGATCGCCAATTACGGGGCAGGGGTCGACAATATTGACGTAGCCACGGCCCGGCAGCGCGGCATTCTGGTGTCCAATACCCCCGGTGTGACCACGGACGACACTGCCGATATGACCATGGCACTGATGTTGGGTGTGATCCGGCGGGTGCCAGAGGGCGTGGCGCTAGCGCAGTCGGGCGATTGGCCCGGTTGGGCGCCCACAGCGATGATGGGCGGCAGGCTGGGCGGGCGGCGTCTGGGAATTTTGGGCATGGGCCGGATTGGGCAGGCAGTGGCGCGGCGGGCGGCAGCCTTTGGGATGCAAATCCACTACCACAACCGCAAACGCCTGCGCCCCGAGATCGAGGAGGCGCTAGAGGCCACCTATTGGGAGAGTCTTGATCAGATGGTGGCACGGATGGATGTGGTGTCGGTAAATTGCCCACATACGCCAAGCACCTTTCATCTTATGAATGCGCGGCGGTTGAAGCTGATGAAACCCGAGGCGGTGATTGTGAACACCTCGCGCGGAGAGGTGATTGACGAAAACGCGCTGACCCGGATGCTGCGCGCGGGCGAGATTGCGGGGGCAGGCCTCGATGTCTACGAGCGTGGGCATCAGATGAACCCGCGGCTGAAGGCGCAGCCCAATGTGATCCTGCTGCCGCACATGGGTTCGGCCACGCTGGAGGGGCGGATCGAGATGGGCGAGAAGGTGATCATCAACATCAAGACCTTTGCTGACGGGCATCGGCCGCCTGATCTGGTGGTGCCGGGGATGTTGTGA
- a CDS encoding SH3 domain-containing protein yields the protein MTIQRLLLVMLLLAPVAHAQEATQAANAPATAPLFGPETNLPLPRFVSLKAQESNVRRGPSLSHRIDWVFRRKSMPLQVIAEYGHWRRVIDREGQGGWVHYTMLSGVRTVIIDTDMTALRAKPDATAHERAVLEAGVIARLGSCAAGWCELTAAGYRGWAPQDGLWGTLPGEERD from the coding sequence ATGACAATTCAACGGCTTCTTCTGGTGATGCTGCTGCTGGCCCCTGTGGCACACGCGCAAGAGGCGACCCAGGCCGCCAATGCCCCCGCAACTGCACCACTTTTCGGGCCGGAAACCAACCTGCCCCTGCCGCGCTTTGTCAGCCTCAAGGCGCAGGAAAGCAACGTGCGGCGCGGCCCGTCGCTGTCGCACCGGATCGACTGGGTCTTTCGCCGCAAGAGCATGCCATTGCAGGTGATCGCCGAATACGGCCACTGGCGTCGCGTCATCGACCGCGAAGGTCAGGGGGGCTGGGTCCACTACACCATGTTGTCGGGCGTCCGCACCGTGATTATCGACACCGATATGACCGCCCTGCGCGCCAAACCGGATGCTACAGCCCATGAACGCGCCGTGCTCGAGGCGGGCGTGATCGCACGCCTTGGCAGCTGCGCGGCAGGCTGGTGCGAACTCACCGCCGCCGGCTATCGCGGCTGGGCACCGCAAGACGGGCTTTGGGGGACGCTCCCGGGCGAAGAAAGAGACTGA
- a CDS encoding cation diffusion facilitator family transporter: MTAQHDTKLNLSAGVLSVSVALVLVLAKLWALGQTGSLAVAATLADSAMDLMMSLGGLAAIAYAAKPADDDHNFGHSSAEDLAALGQSLFILISAGVIAVAAVLRLLDDTVTLPQREGQGMAVMVFSIAVTLGLVIWQRRVARQTGNAVVRADSLHYLGDLIPNVGALIALWASATLGLGRVDSVVALGAAALLAVGAIRIGKTAWDALMDRQADPAMIAGITAIAHNFPGVHGFHDLKTRRAGSRVFVNLHIELNGDQTLNDAHAIGAALRRAIIARYPRADVLIHKDPVGVQKHPDDTR; this comes from the coding sequence ATGACCGCGCAACATGACACCAAATTGAACCTCTCTGCCGGGGTGCTCTCTGTTTCAGTGGCGCTTGTGCTTGTCCTTGCCAAGCTTTGGGCGCTGGGGCAGACCGGGTCGCTCGCCGTGGCTGCAACACTGGCCGACAGCGCGATGGATCTGATGATGTCGCTGGGGGGGCTGGCAGCCATCGCTTATGCTGCCAAACCCGCTGATGACGACCACAACTTCGGCCATAGCTCGGCCGAGGATCTTGCTGCCCTGGGCCAGTCGCTTTTTATCCTGATCTCTGCCGGGGTCATCGCTGTGGCTGCCGTGCTGCGCCTGCTAGACGACACCGTCACCCTGCCCCAGCGAGAGGGACAAGGCATGGCGGTCATGGTCTTTTCCATCGCTGTCACCCTTGGGCTGGTGATCTGGCAACGCCGCGTGGCACGGCAGACCGGCAACGCAGTGGTGCGCGCCGATTCACTGCACTATCTTGGCGACCTGATCCCCAACGTCGGTGCGTTGATCGCACTTTGGGCCAGTGCCACGCTTGGTCTTGGCCGCGTTGACAGCGTGGTGGCCCTTGGCGCTGCTGCCCTGCTTGCAGTCGGCGCCATCCGCATCGGCAAAACAGCCTGGGACGCGCTGATGGACCGGCAAGCTGACCCCGCGATGATCGCAGGCATCACCGCGATTGCGCATAACTTTCCCGGTGTGCATGGATTTCACGACCTCAAGACCCGCCGCGCGGGCAGCCGCGTTTTCGTGAACCTGCATATTGAGCTGAACGGGGATCAAACGCTCAACGATGCCCATGCGATCGGTGCCGCCTTGCGCCGGGCAATCATTGCGAGATATCCCCGCGCGGACGTGCTGATCCATAAGGATCCGGTCGGCGTGCAAAAGCACCCCGACGACACCCGCTAG
- a CDS encoding M3 family metallopeptidase, protein MTNPLLTDWDTPFGLPPFDKISDDDFAPAVDAALDEARANLKAITENAEAPTFANTIEALELSEDTLGRVLGVFYGIAGADSNAAREALQRDFAPKLSAYGSEVTENKALFARIEAIWEARESLDLTDEQQRVLMLTRRGFVRAGAQLEGDAAKELRAVKSRLSVLGTEFTQNLLADERDWHMVLDKDGLEGLPDFVVATARGAGKELDADGPVVTLSRSLIVPFLQFSSRRDLRQKAYEAWTARGANGGKTDNRGIAAETLKLRQRRAELLGYDSFADFKLETEMAGTPGAVRDLLMEVWKPAKAAAESDAKALERMLHADGWDGPLEPWDWRYYSEKRRQELHDLDEAELKPYLQLDRMIEASFACANRLFGLTFKPLDGPVYHPDVRLYEVTRNGAHVAVFIGDYFARPSKRSGAWCMAMRSQQRLAGEVRPHVVNVCNFAKPEEGKPALLSYDDARTLFHEFGHALHQMLSDVTYESISGTSVARDFVELPSQLYEHWLEVPQVLQEFATHADTGEAMPDEMLQRVLKAATYDMGFQTVEYVASALVDLAFHDGPAPADPMQKQAEVLEEIGMPNAIRMRHATPHFAHVFAGDGYSSGYYSYMWSEVMDADAFAAFEEAGDPFDAATAMKLEQTVLSSGGSVDAAELYTAFRGRLPGVEALLKGRGLDDAA, encoded by the coding sequence ATGACCAATCCGCTGCTGACTGACTGGGACACGCCGTTTGGGCTGCCCCCATTTGACAAGATCTCTGACGATGATTTTGCGCCTGCTGTGGACGCGGCGTTGGATGAGGCGCGGGCAAATTTGAAGGCGATCACCGAGAACGCTGAAGCGCCGACATTTGCCAATACGATTGAAGCGCTTGAGTTGTCCGAGGACACCTTGGGCCGGGTCTTGGGCGTGTTTTATGGCATCGCGGGTGCAGATTCGAACGCCGCGCGCGAGGCGTTGCAGCGGGACTTTGCACCCAAGCTAAGCGCCTATGGATCAGAGGTGACCGAGAACAAGGCGCTGTTTGCGCGGATTGAGGCGATCTGGGAGGCGCGTGAGAGCCTTGATCTGACGGATGAACAACAACGAGTGCTGATGCTGACCCGGCGCGGGTTCGTGCGGGCCGGTGCGCAGTTGGAAGGGGACGCGGCAAAGGAATTGCGCGCGGTCAAGTCGCGCCTGTCTGTGCTGGGCACAGAGTTTACGCAGAACCTGCTGGCGGATGAACGCGACTGGCACATGGTGCTGGACAAGGACGGGTTGGAAGGACTGCCGGATTTTGTCGTGGCCACAGCGCGCGGCGCAGGCAAGGAATTGGATGCAGACGGGCCGGTCGTAACGCTGTCGCGGTCGTTGATTGTGCCGTTCTTGCAATTCTCGTCCCGGCGGGACTTGCGCCAAAAGGCCTATGAGGCCTGGACAGCACGCGGGGCCAATGGCGGCAAGACCGACAACCGTGGCATCGCGGCGGAAACGCTGAAGCTGCGGCAAAGACGGGCCGAATTGTTGGGCTATGACAGCTTTGCCGATTTCAAGCTGGAAACCGAGATGGCGGGCACGCCCGGCGCGGTGCGCGATCTGTTGATGGAGGTCTGGAAACCGGCCAAAGCCGCCGCTGAAAGCGACGCCAAGGCGCTGGAGCGGATGCTGCATGCCGATGGCTGGGATGGCCCGTTAGAGCCTTGGGATTGGCGCTATTACTCCGAAAAGCGGCGTCAGGAATTGCATGATCTGGATGAGGCTGAATTGAAGCCTTACCTGCAATTGGACCGCATGATCGAGGCGTCATTTGCCTGTGCCAACCGGCTGTTCGGGTTGACGTTCAAGCCGCTGGATGGCCCTGTCTATCACCCCGATGTGCGGCTCTACGAAGTGACGCGCAACGGCGCGCATGTGGCTGTTTTCATTGGCGATTACTTTGCGCGACCCAGCAAACGGTCAGGGGCGTGGTGCATGGCGATGCGCAGCCAGCAGCGGCTCGCGGGTGAGGTGCGGCCCCATGTGGTGAATGTGTGCAACTTCGCCAAACCCGAAGAGGGGAAACCTGCGCTTTTGTCGTATGACGATGCGCGCACGCTGTTCCACGAGTTCGGCCATGCGCTGCACCAGATGCTGTCGGATGTGACTTATGAAAGTATCAGCGGGACATCTGTGGCGCGCGATTTTGTGGAACTGCCCAGCCAGCTTTATGAACACTGGCTGGAGGTGCCGCAGGTCTTGCAGGAATTTGCGACCCATGCCGACACAGGCGAGGCGATGCCGGACGAGATGTTGCAGCGCGTGCTGAAGGCCGCGACGTATGACATGGGGTTCCAAACGGTGGAATATGTCGCCAGCGCACTGGTCGATCTTGCGTTCCACGACGGCCCAGCACCTGCAGACCCGATGCAGAAACAGGCTGAGGTGCTGGAAGAGATCGGGATGCCCAATGCCATTCGCATGCGCCACGCCACGCCGCATTTTGCGCATGTGTTCGCAGGCGACGGCTATTCCAGTGGCTATTACAGCTACATGTGGTCCGAAGTCATGGACGCTGACGCCTTTGCCGCCTTTGAAGAGGCGGGCGACCCGTTTGATGCGGCTACTGCGATGAAGCTGGAACAGACGGTCCTGTCCTCTGGCGGGTCTGTCGATGCCGCAGAGCTTTATACCGCGTTCCGCGGGCGTCTGCCGGGGGTCGAGGCACTGTTGAAGGGCCGGGGGCTGGACGACGCAGCCTAG